In Bacteroidales bacterium, the following are encoded in one genomic region:
- a CDS encoding S8 family serine peptidase → MKQMIKVGLLLLAACVMTGQLLSQEIYEVKRGERPPINVSKLSPDAWEAGRIKIKIKPALYESFSERTLNSGEADFVTTGHEEMDELNKVYGIREYKPLFAALNEANTLSSQLQERHKAWGLNLWYELTMDSRADVAEAVRQFSALADIEFAEPEYKKQLVIDDPAFGKKESANPAGDSLIILWSPNDPQYSAQWHYNNTGQQAGTPGADISLQQAWDVEKGNSNIIVAIVDGGIQINHSDIAANMWSGIGYNFVNNTPTLIAHNHGTHVAGTVAAVNSNGVGVSGVAGGSGSGDGVRLMSCQVFTASSSGGFHLAPVYAADNGACISQNSWGYTYVGVYDAAILDAIDYFNLHGGGNVMAGGITIFAAGNSNASGQWYPGCYSGAFSVAATSNQDKKAWYSNYDTWIDVSAPGGETNSLSARGVLSTLTGNTYGYYQGTSMACPHVSGVAALMASYANRNGLMLTNDDMKYILKNATDDHYDVNPNYIGKLGTGRVNALKALNEVADMMATVMNPVFFNADASGSNQINLTWQKNQQVDDVVVAWSYTDNIGDPTEGETYLPGQVIPGGGVVLYRGGNTTFQHTDLTDATYYYYKIWSVNDLNQYSAGRSTMESTDCMVVTELPFLEDFNAGTELPPCWAIIDNKSLGQVWEIGIFTFRVIGTTGNVAFLNSDGYGQGNTQNSDIISPTFDFSGYTDVTLSFKHYFRQYSSASTAKLSYSIDNGSTWQTIQTWTSTIPNPSTFNEQIAAVDGQQAVKFKWNFTGTWAYYWSIDDISVTGISEEVANFIADPLICEPGDAVLFTDATTAGPYSTWQWNFGNGAVPASATGQGPHQVVYNTSGHKTITVLVDGIHFREKSDYVYVKQLYPLSLNFSGNGSVEVDGIAYTEPVSFPEGSIVSLQANADVGSSFFSWDGDLTGNTNPVNLLMNSAKTVAANFLQTATATYTLGDLPTDDAFITTNGASACPGMLAITIPANAVILGVDVSYQMTALNSSWMSQQRSQLRCVSPGGNQETMLHAGSGNSIGTFSYNRQGLDIANEVSGGGNILFELHAGRTQSSSGYAGCQTYNNKVNNNTWTVTVHYQPNPSLPIVETLPLSDILGTSAVGAGNVISEGGFTVTERGFYWGTQSKPEVTGFKLQAGSGFGSYTHTIDNLLAKTLYYVKAYATNNAGTSYGSEIAFYTTPPADVILGNLVISSALDTCMDATHTITVAGGGTVFTVNSGGSVNLVAGQNIIFFDGTQISSGGYLRAYIDTTGEYCNNPQTMLAADDETEFISQSEKSDPALKEGLNSSDIQTPFYSVYPNPTSGILKIDLSEVSESENIFIEVFGMMGERISSEIISGSQNYELNLTPHPAGVYIVRILQGQRMGVERIIKR, encoded by the coding sequence ATGAAACAAATGATTAAAGTGGGTTTATTGCTACTTGCAGCTTGTGTAATGACAGGGCAATTGCTTTCGCAAGAAATTTATGAGGTAAAACGCGGAGAACGCCCGCCCATTAATGTAAGCAAACTATCGCCCGACGCATGGGAAGCTGGAAGGATCAAAATCAAGATTAAACCCGCTTTATATGAGAGTTTCAGTGAGAGGACGTTGAATTCAGGTGAAGCCGATTTTGTTACTACCGGACATGAAGAAATGGATGAACTGAACAAGGTTTACGGAATCAGGGAATACAAACCCCTGTTTGCTGCGCTTAACGAAGCAAATACCTTAAGTTCACAGCTTCAGGAACGTCACAAGGCATGGGGACTAAACCTTTGGTACGAACTCACCATGGATTCGCGGGCTGATGTTGCGGAAGCGGTTCGTCAGTTTTCGGCATTGGCTGACATTGAGTTTGCTGAACCGGAATATAAAAAGCAACTCGTTATTGATGATCCTGCTTTCGGTAAAAAAGAATCTGCGAACCCTGCCGGCGACAGTTTAATCATCCTGTGGTCGCCCAACGATCCCCAGTATTCAGCCCAGTGGCATTACAACAATACGGGGCAACAAGCCGGAACACCAGGAGCTGACATCAGCCTGCAGCAAGCCTGGGATGTGGAAAAAGGAAACAGCAATATAATTGTAGCAATTGTTGACGGTGGTATCCAGATCAATCACAGCGATATTGCTGCGAATATGTGGTCAGGAATCGGTTACAATTTTGTGAACAATACACCTACTCTTATTGCGCACAACCACGGCACCCACGTTGCCGGAACAGTGGCTGCAGTAAACAGCAATGGAGTTGGAGTTTCAGGTGTGGCCGGCGGTTCAGGCAGCGGCGACGGTGTCAGGTTGATGTCGTGCCAGGTCTTTACAGCTTCCAGCAGCGGAGGTTTTCATCTTGCACCAGTGTATGCTGCGGATAACGGTGCCTGCATTTCCCAGAATAGCTGGGGTTATACCTATGTTGGTGTATATGATGCTGCTATTCTTGACGCCATTGATTATTTCAACCTCCACGGAGGTGGAAATGTAATGGCTGGAGGAATCACCATTTTTGCCGCTGGCAACTCAAATGCTTCGGGCCAATGGTACCCGGGTTGTTATTCAGGGGCATTTTCAGTTGCAGCCACCTCCAATCAGGATAAAAAAGCCTGGTATTCAAATTACGACACATGGATTGATGTTTCAGCACCTGGTGGCGAAACCAATTCATTAAGCGCACGAGGCGTTTTAAGCACCCTTACCGGAAATACATATGGTTATTACCAGGGAACCTCGATGGCATGTCCGCATGTTTCGGGTGTTGCTGCCCTGATGGCATCTTATGCTAACAGGAATGGTCTCATGCTCACAAATGATGACATGAAGTACATTCTAAAAAACGCGACCGATGATCATTATGACGTCAATCCGAATTACATTGGAAAACTGGGTACCGGCAGGGTGAATGCTTTGAAGGCGCTGAACGAGGTTGCTGATATGATGGCCACAGTAATGAACCCTGTGTTCTTCAATGCTGATGCTTCAGGATCAAATCAGATTAATTTAACATGGCAAAAAAATCAACAGGTTGATGATGTCGTAGTTGCCTGGTCATATACTGATAATATTGGGGATCCCACAGAAGGTGAGACCTACCTCCCCGGCCAAGTGATACCTGGGGGAGGCGTGGTGCTATACCGTGGTGGCAACACCACTTTTCAGCATACCGACCTGACTGATGCAACTTATTACTATTACAAAATATGGTCAGTCAATGATTTGAACCAGTATTCCGCCGGCCGTTCAACTATGGAATCAACAGATTGCATGGTAGTTACTGAACTGCCTTTCCTGGAAGACTTTAATGCCGGCACAGAGTTGCCACCCTGTTGGGCAATTATTGATAACAAGTCATTGGGTCAGGTTTGGGAAATAGGAATATTCACTTTCAGAGTGATTGGAACAACAGGAAATGTTGCCTTCCTCAACAGTGATGGTTACGGACAGGGCAATACCCAGAACTCAGATATAATCTCACCCACCTTCGATTTTTCAGGATATACTGATGTTACTTTATCTTTCAAGCATTATTTCAGGCAATACAGCTCGGCATCGACGGCTAAACTTTCGTATAGTATTGACAATGGTTCAACCTGGCAGACCATACAAACATGGACCAGTACCATTCCAAATCCATCAACTTTTAATGAACAGATTGCTGCTGTTGACGGCCAACAGGCTGTTAAATTCAAATGGAACTTTACCGGCACATGGGCATATTACTGGAGCATTGATGATATAAGCGTTACCGGAATTTCTGAAGAAGTAGCCAATTTTATTGCCGATCCATTAATTTGCGAACCAGGTGATGCTGTGCTGTTCACCGATGCAACTACTGCTGGCCCTTATAGCACATGGCAATGGAATTTTGGCAATGGTGCTGTTCCTGCTTCGGCAACAGGTCAGGGTCCGCACCAGGTTGTATACAATACCTCGGGTCACAAAACAATTACTGTGCTGGTTGATGGGATCCACTTCAGGGAAAAATCAGATTATGTGTACGTGAAACAATTATATCCACTTAGCCTTAACTTTTCAGGAAACGGCAGTGTTGAAGTAGATGGAATTGCTTATACGGAACCAGTAAGCTTTCCAGAAGGCAGTATTGTGAGTTTGCAGGCAAATGCAGATGTTGGATCATCATTTTTCAGTTGGGACGGAGACCTGACGGGCAACACCAACCCGGTGAACCTATTAATGAACTCAGCTAAAACAGTAGCAGCAAACTTTCTGCAAACTGCAACAGCGACCTACACACTTGGTGATTTACCCACTGATGATGCTTTTATCACAACGAATGGTGCTTCAGCGTGCCCGGGTATGTTAGCTATTACCATTCCAGCAAACGCTGTCATTCTTGGTGTGGATGTGAGTTACCAGATGACTGCCCTGAATTCTTCCTGGATGTCGCAGCAGCGTTCGCAATTGCGTTGTGTTTCGCCTGGCGGAAACCAGGAAACGATGCTTCATGCCGGTTCAGGCAACAGTATTGGAACATTTTCTTACAACCGCCAGGGACTTGATATTGCCAACGAGGTAAGCGGTGGTGGCAATATTCTATTTGAATTGCATGCCGGCCGAACCCAAAGTTCATCTGGATATGCAGGTTGTCAAACCTATAACAACAAGGTTAATAACAATACCTGGACGGTTACGGTTCATTATCAGCCCAACCCAAGCTTGCCGATTGTTGAAACATTGCCATTGAGCGATATATTAGGAACATCGGCGGTGGGCGCTGGAAATGTAATCTCAGAAGGAGGATTTACAGTGACTGAACGTGGCTTTTATTGGGGAACCCAATCCAAACCTGAAGTCACAGGTTTTAAACTGCAGGCTGGCAGCGGATTTGGATCTTACACCCACACCATTGATAATCTCCTTGCCAAAACACTTTATTATGTTAAAGCCTATGCCACCAATAATGCCGGTACATCGTATGGTTCAGAAATAGCTTTTTATACGACCCCACCCGCCGATGTGATTTTAGGCAACCTGGTGATTTCTTCTGCCCTCGACACATGCATGGATGCAACTCATACAATTACAGTTGCCGGTGGTGGCACAGTTTTTACCGTGAATTCAGGTGGAAGTGTGAACCTTGTTGCAGGCCAGAATATCATATTCTTTGATGGAACCCAGATCAGCAGCGGTGGCTATTTACGCGCTTACATTGATACAACCGGTGAATACTGTAATAACCCCCAAACAATGCTTGCTGCCGATGACGAAACTGAGTTTATCTCTCAGTCAGAAAAATCTGATCCGGCGCTAAAGGAAGGGTTAAACTCATCGGACATCCAAACACCATTCTATTCGGTCTATCCAAATCCTACATCCGGAATCCTGAAAATTGATTTATCTGAAGTTTCGGAATCGGAGAATATTTTTATAGAAGTTTTCGGGATGATGGGCGAAAGAATATCCAGCGAAATAATTTCAGGTTCACAGAATTACGAACTCAATCTGACTCCACATCCTGCCGGGGTTTACATTGTAAGAATATTGCAAGGCCAAAGGATGGGAGTGGAAAGAATCATCAAGCGGTAG
- a CDS encoding T9SS type A sorting domain-containing protein, giving the protein MKQTLTFFFVILLFLFPRLYAQDFWETLPFPDTAHVKSIAVNNQGHIFIGAGSNNTIGGVYRSIDGGLNWEFVLNMDDFGVLSLEINNQGTIYAGTNHAFHPLYASYDNGVTWKELPIPTNLNVIKIKSRGADTLYVSLWVGNGPLVLKSEDGGLNWDTIFYDQPPTFTVQYVKDIAITKSGIIYLCLQGYFPDSGGVYKSEDDGATWELSGLFNHMLSSLAINSQNDLFAGAWGGVPGLHVLRNGEEEWTKLLDGPNITDVAISSIDHIYLGSHGPNGVIRSLDNGLTFEMITDGLVLGIINGLTIDINSYIYAFNTKLSRSINPLVSVFEPDSEKTSLISKLFPNPVHDFLFVEFPEAFFQHENIPVIIYDIAGNSWLSASIDTAQKTYNFDLSHFASGIYIAEFQLQHRNHRQLFIKY; this is encoded by the coding sequence ATGAAACAAACTCTTACTTTTTTTTTTGTAATTCTGCTATTTCTTTTCCCACGCCTGTATGCGCAGGATTTCTGGGAAACTTTGCCTTTTCCGGATACAGCGCATGTTAAAAGTATCGCTGTAAATAATCAGGGTCATATTTTTATAGGTGCGGGTAGTAATAACACTATTGGTGGGGTTTACCGCTCGATAGATGGTGGTTTGAATTGGGAGTTTGTGCTTAATATGGATGATTTTGGAGTATTGTCTCTTGAAATAAATAACCAGGGTACGATTTACGCCGGAACTAATCACGCCTTTCATCCACTTTATGCATCTTATGACAATGGTGTTACCTGGAAGGAACTTCCTATACCAACTAACCTAAATGTCATAAAAATAAAATCCAGGGGTGCGGATACTTTGTATGTGAGTCTTTGGGTTGGAAACGGCCCATTGGTACTAAAGTCTGAAGATGGTGGATTAAATTGGGATACAATTTTTTATGATCAACCTCCTACATTTACCGTACAATATGTAAAAGACATAGCCATCACAAAATCCGGCATAATATATTTATGTTTACAAGGTTACTTTCCGGATTCTGGCGGTGTGTATAAATCTGAAGATGATGGCGCTACCTGGGAGTTAAGCGGTTTATTCAACCACATGTTAAGTTCTTTGGCCATCAATAGCCAAAACGATCTTTTTGCCGGGGCTTGGGGGGGAGTGCCGGGTTTACATGTATTACGAAATGGAGAGGAGGAGTGGACTAAGCTTCTTGATGGCCCTAATATTACCGACGTTGCAATAAGCAGTATTGATCACATTTACCTGGGAAGTCATGGGCCTAACGGGGTTATTCGTTCGTTGGATAATGGACTAACTTTTGAAATGATAACCGATGGGTTGGTTTTAGGAATAATCAATGGGCTTACTATTGATATTAACTCATACATTTATGCATTCAACACTAAATTATCCCGCAGTATCAATCCATTGGTTTCTGTTTTTGAGCCCGATAGTGAAAAAACCAGTCTGATATCGAAATTATTTCCCAATCCCGTACATGATTTTTTATTCGTAGAGTTTCCGGAAGCTTTTTTTCAACATGAAAATATTCCCGTAATTATTTACGATATAGCTGGTAATAGTTGGCTTTCTGCATCAATTGATACAGCGCAGAAAACGTATAACTTCGACCTTAGCCATTTTGCTTCAGGTATTTATATTGCCGAATTTCAGTTACAGCATAGAAATCATCGGCAGTTGTTTATTAAGTATTAA
- a CDS encoding T9SS type A sorting domain-containing protein: MRNVKFAKYFLLMACVFTASLAATSADTFFWFQQDENDVSFSDPNGSALVCTQEYPVTSATDDVGKSREKMHLFRFKRTTDYQPSGPNEGIRERGTTVYSEGFEPKNTDGELPVGWEIKRNTLVDGGLNGNNLVTAVSPFWFRGSIDHLFGDDWVVYVRTGEASLGISFFADDFTWAITPEIILPEDDLIELSFWKWFYNADTIITHFHLNIFSDDAWTTLESWMGEPNNLFDSLILVNLSAYAGKTIRLGFVYEYTDGYEMAVDDILITADSDDFITWTGNLSTDWNLAGNWNNGVPSATDDVVIPGGLTNYPIITGNDICNNLTISENASVVIATAGKLTVNGVLSNMAGTSGLTLKSDELNADASLIHYSTGVEATVERYINGASYAWHQLSSPVEQQQIVPDFHEAADRLFAWHEPAQVWVSVSSTVVWPTWNDANPGDDFIPGKGYLVGYPHNFEKSNPTKVFEGVLNQGEVSVGISRQAHPDDAFTGFNLVGNPYPSAIDWDAVSGWGRSGLEYDNGYTYWLWNDAIGNYGVYINGGPGTNGATQYIAPMQGFWVRAEETGLLTMNDSVRVHASQTWLKNDPAGMLRLSVTGTANNYKDEAAIKFDPDHTGGGVTKLLSLYPNAPNIYFPREGKNYSISLLNSPESEQIVSVNFKAGTTGLHTLKLSADKTHGQVILEDIKEGVFHDFGVFGDYVFSATTSDDENRFLLHFMLLGIEAVHDMNFQFSYNSGSLFFHNPFNSKSQLAIYDISGRIIKHHEISSKGMHQIDITLSPGIYLVRIAEANTNITGKLVVY, from the coding sequence ATGAGAAATGTGAAATTTGCAAAGTATTTTTTATTAATGGCATGTGTATTTACGGCTTCTCTTGCTGCCACTTCTGCTGATACTTTTTTTTGGTTCCAGCAGGATGAAAATGATGTTTCTTTCTCAGACCCGAACGGATCTGCGCTGGTTTGTACTCAGGAATATCCTGTAACTTCCGCTACAGACGATGTAGGAAAGAGTAGAGAAAAAATGCATTTGTTCCGGTTTAAACGAACAACAGATTATCAACCTTCCGGACCCAATGAAGGCATCAGAGAACGCGGAACTACGGTTTACAGTGAGGGTTTTGAGCCTAAAAATACTGACGGAGAACTTCCTGTGGGTTGGGAAATCAAACGCAATACATTGGTTGATGGTGGATTAAATGGTAATAACCTCGTAACCGCTGTAAGTCCTTTCTGGTTCAGAGGTTCAATTGATCATCTCTTTGGTGATGATTGGGTGGTTTACGTCAGAACCGGCGAGGCATCATTGGGAATCAGTTTTTTTGCCGATGATTTTACCTGGGCTATTACGCCCGAAATTATTCTTCCTGAAGATGATTTGATAGAGCTTTCCTTTTGGAAGTGGTTTTATAACGCAGATACAATTATTACCCATTTTCATCTGAATATTTTTTCGGACGATGCCTGGACTACATTGGAATCCTGGATGGGGGAACCCAACAACCTGTTTGACTCACTGATTCTCGTTAATCTATCAGCTTACGCTGGTAAAACTATCAGATTAGGATTTGTGTATGAATATACTGATGGCTATGAAATGGCCGTTGATGATATTCTGATCACAGCAGATAGTGATGATTTTATTACATGGACAGGCAATTTATCCACTGACTGGAACTTAGCAGGTAATTGGAACAATGGAGTCCCATCCGCAACTGACGATGTAGTTATTCCGGGAGGGCTAACCAATTATCCCATTATTACCGGCAATGATATCTGTAACAATCTTACGATTTCTGAAAATGCCTCCGTTGTAATCGCAACCGCAGGTAAACTTACTGTTAATGGTGTGTTGAGCAATATGGCTGGCACAAGTGGCCTGACCCTGAAATCAGATGAACTCAATGCCGATGCATCCCTGATTCACTATTCCACGGGTGTTGAAGCTACAGTTGAACGCTATATCAACGGTGCTTCCTACGCATGGCATCAGCTTTCATCTCCCGTTGAACAGCAGCAAATTGTACCTGATTTTCATGAAGCCGCTGACAGGCTCTTTGCCTGGCATGAACCTGCCCAGGTATGGGTAAGTGTGAGCAGTACTGTTGTATGGCCAACCTGGAACGATGCCAACCCGGGTGATGATTTTATACCCGGCAAAGGGTACCTTGTTGGCTATCCGCACAATTTTGAAAAATCAAATCCTACCAAAGTTTTTGAAGGCGTTCTGAACCAGGGCGAAGTCAGTGTTGGAATTAGCCGGCAGGCGCATCCCGATGATGCTTTTACAGGATTTAACCTGGTTGGGAACCCATATCCTTCGGCCATTGACTGGGATGCAGTTTCAGGATGGGGCAGATCTGGCCTGGAATATGATAATGGCTACACATACTGGCTCTGGAATGATGCAATTGGCAACTACGGAGTTTATATCAATGGTGGCCCGGGAACCAACGGTGCGACCCAATATATTGCGCCTATGCAGGGTTTTTGGGTTCGCGCAGAAGAAACCGGCTTATTGACAATGAATGATAGCGTGCGTGTGCATGCTTCGCAAACCTGGCTTAAGAATGATCCTGCCGGAATGTTGCGGCTTTCAGTCACCGGCACGGCAAATAATTACAAAGATGAAGCGGCAATAAAGTTCGATCCCGATCATACTGGCGGTGGAGTTACTAAATTGTTAAGCCTTTATCCAAATGCACCCAATATCTATTTCCCTCGTGAGGGTAAAAATTATAGTATCAGTCTGTTAAATTCTCCTGAATCTGAGCAGATCGTTTCTGTTAATTTTAAAGCTGGAACAACAGGTTTGCACACGCTTAAGTTGAGCGCGGATAAAACACACGGCCAGGTAATTCTTGAGGATATAAAAGAAGGCGTTTTTCATGATTTCGGAGTTTTTGGTGATTATGTCTTCAGTGCTACAACCAGCGATGATGAAAATCGTTTTTTACTCCATTTTATGCTCCTTGGGATCGAAGCTGTACATGATATGAACTTCCAGTTCAGCTATAATTCAGGAAGCCTCTTTTTCCACAACCCTTTTAATTCGAAATCTCAACTTGCTATTTATGATATCAGCGGGCGCATCATTAAACATCATGAAATCAGCTCAAAAGGCATGCATCAAATTGATATCACGCTTTCTCCGGGAATCTACCTGGTTCGTATTGCAGAAGCAAATACTAATATTACCGGCAAACTCGTAGTGTATTAA